The Pedobacter mucosus genome window below encodes:
- the trmD gene encoding tRNA (guanosine(37)-N1)-methyltransferase TrmD, whose protein sequence is MRFDIITVLPALLESPFAHSILQRAQKKGIAEIVVHNLREYATNKQKSVDDYQYGGGSGMVMSIEPFAACIEKLQAERDYDEVIFMSPDGVTLNQSTANELSIKKNIIILCGHYKGIDQRIRDIFVTREISVGDYVLSGGELPAAVVVDAVVRLIPGVLNDETSALSDSFQGDLLDAPVYTRPADWRGNKVPDILLSGHEAKVNEWRHEQALERTKIRRPDLLE, encoded by the coding sequence ATGCGTTTTGATATTATAACCGTTCTTCCTGCCTTATTAGAAAGTCCATTTGCCCATTCCATTTTACAACGGGCACAAAAAAAAGGAATTGCTGAAATTGTTGTGCATAACCTAAGGGAATATGCAACCAATAAACAAAAAAGCGTTGATGATTATCAATATGGCGGCGGTAGCGGAATGGTAATGAGTATTGAACCTTTTGCTGCCTGTATTGAAAAATTGCAAGCAGAGAGGGATTATGACGAAGTCATCTTCATGAGTCCAGATGGCGTTACGCTAAATCAGAGTACGGCTAATGAGTTATCTATTAAAAAAAACATTATCATTCTATGTGGTCATTATAAGGGCATAGATCAGCGCATTAGAGATATTTTTGTAACAAGAGAGATTTCCGTTGGTGATTATGTTTTAAGTGGAGGAGAGCTGCCCGCTGCAGTTGTGGTTGATGCTGTGGTACGTTTAATTCCAGGTGTGCTAAATGATGAAACATCTGCTCTTTCTGATAGTTTCCAAGGAGATTTATTAGATGCTCCAGTTTATACGCGGCCGGCAGATTGGCGTGGAAATAAAGTTCCTGATATTTTACTTAGCGGGCATGAAGCAAAAGTAAACGAATGGCGCCATGAACAGGCTTTGGAACGAACGAAAATCCGTAGACCAGATCTTTTAGAATAG
- the rimM gene encoding ribosome maturation factor RimM (Essential for efficient processing of 16S rRNA), producing MKQEEAFYIGYVTKTKGLKGEVQVFFEFEEYEQLEMDVIFADMNGKLVPYFIETFKLYPNKTGLFYFDDIDHIDKAQPLLKKKLYLPLTQKPERDESEFFYTDLKGFMAVDETLGQLGEILEVNEYPQQFVATVLYKETEILFPLNEDFIVEIDDEERILTLDLPEGLLDIYLES from the coding sequence ATGAAACAGGAAGAAGCATTTTATATAGGTTACGTTACCAAAACCAAAGGCTTAAAAGGCGAAGTTCAAGTCTTTTTTGAATTTGAAGAGTATGAACAATTAGAAATGGATGTCATTTTTGCTGACATGAATGGAAAATTGGTTCCTTACTTTATAGAAACGTTTAAACTTTATCCTAATAAAACTGGCTTATTTTATTTTGATGATATCGATCATATCGACAAAGCACAGCCTTTATTAAAAAAGAAACTTTATTTACCGCTCACTCAAAAACCCGAACGGGATGAAAGCGAGTTTTTCTATACTGACTTGAAAGGTTTTATGGCTGTAGATGAAACGTTAGGACAGCTTGGCGAAATATTGGAAGTAAACGAATACCCACAGCAATTTGTAGCTACAGTTTTATATAAAGAAACTGAAATTCTTTTCCCATTAAATGAAGATTTTATTGTGGAAATAGATGATGAAGAACGGATATTGACCCTTGATTTACCAGAAGGATTATTAGATATTTATTTGGAGAGCTAA
- a CDS encoding 30S ribosomal protein S16: MATKIRLQRFGKKGKPFFHVVVADSRSPRDGKFIERLGSYNPNTNPATIEINFEKTLAWINSGAQPTDTARAILSYKGVLYKKHLEGGVKKGALTQEQADEKFTAWLDAKSGKISGKTEGLATSKADVRKNALVAEAKKNDDRAAAIAAKNAPVAEEVVEEEVTEETPAVEAEATAETPADDKAE, encoded by the coding sequence ATGGCAACTAAAATCAGATTGCAAAGATTTGGTAAAAAAGGGAAACCTTTTTTCCACGTTGTGGTAGCGGATTCTCGCTCTCCACGTGATGGTAAATTTATTGAGCGTTTAGGTTCTTACAACCCAAACACCAATCCTGCAACCATCGAAATTAACTTCGAAAAAACTTTGGCATGGATTAACAGTGGTGCACAACCAACTGATACCGCTCGTGCTATCCTATCTTACAAAGGTGTTTTATACAAAAAACACTTAGAAGGTGGTGTTAAAAAAGGTGCTTTAACTCAAGAGCAAGCAGATGAGAAATTTACTGCTTGGTTAGATGCTAAGTCTGGCAAAATCTCTGGTAAAACAGAAGGTTTGGCTACTTCAAAAGCTGATGTACGTAAAAATGCATTAGTGGCAGAAGCTAAGAAAAATGATGATAGAGCGGCAGCAATCGCAGCTAAAAATGCACCAGTTGCAGAAGAAGTTGTTGAAGAAGAAGTTACTGAAGAAACTCCAGCTGTTGAAGCTGAAGCAACTGCAGAAACTCCTGCTGACGATAAAGCTGAGTAA
- a CDS encoding 5' nucleotidase, NT5C type: protein MERIAIDMDEVIADAIGKFIKLYNRDFDTPLDLKIDAGNEVFHHVPQDVNQKWFEYINEPGFFRDLEVIADSQRVIKALQEKYDVYIVSAAMEFRNSLIDKYDWLAEHFPFIDWQHIMFCGNKIVEADILIDDRTKNFVNFKGRTLLYTSPHNLLITEYERVNTWEEVAGLLL from the coding sequence ATGGAAAGAATTGCGATTGATATGGACGAGGTAATTGCCGATGCCATTGGAAAATTTATTAAACTTTATAATCGAGATTTTGATACGCCTTTAGATTTAAAAATTGATGCAGGCAATGAAGTTTTTCATCATGTGCCTCAAGATGTAAACCAAAAATGGTTCGAATATATTAATGAACCTGGCTTTTTTCGTGATTTAGAAGTGATTGCAGATAGCCAACGTGTAATAAAAGCTTTGCAAGAAAAATATGATGTTTACATTGTTTCTGCAGCAATGGAATTTAGAAATTCGTTAATTGATAAATATGATTGGCTTGCGGAGCACTTTCCTTTTATCGATTGGCAACACATTATGTTTTGCGGAAATAAAATTGTTGAAGCTGATATTTTAATCGACGATCGCACTAAAAACTTTGTCAATTTTAAGGGTAGAACTTTATTATATACTTCTCCACATAATTTACTAATAACAGAGTATGAAAGGGTAAATACCTGGGAAGAAGTAGCTGGATTACTCCTTTAA
- the apaG gene encoding Co2+/Mg2+ efflux protein ApaG produces MVTAITDGVKVSIETIYQPEYSNPANEHFMFAYRVEISNLSDYEVQLLRRQWFIFDSNSSRREVEGEGVVGVQPIIKPGETHVYVSGCNLKTDIGSMRGAYLMKRLIDESEFDVDIPEFMLIAPYKLN; encoded by the coding sequence ATGGTTACAGCAATTACAGATGGTGTTAAGGTTTCGATAGAAACCATTTATCAGCCAGAATATTCAAATCCTGCTAATGAGCATTTTATGTTTGCTTATCGCGTAGAAATATCTAATCTTTCTGATTATGAAGTACAATTACTTCGTAGGCAATGGTTTATTTTTGATTCAAATAGTAGTAGAAGGGAAGTTGAAGGCGAAGGTGTTGTTGGTGTTCAGCCAATTATTAAACCTGGAGAAACTCATGTTTATGTATCTGGATGTAACCTTAAAACTGACATTGGAAGCATGAGGGGCGCATATTTGATGAAACGTTTAATCGATGAATCAGAATTTGATGTCGATATTCCTGAATTTATGCTTATCGCACCATATAAGTTGAATTGA
- the dusB gene encoding tRNA dihydrouridine synthase DusB, which produces MSVKIGNIDLGAFPLLLAPMEDVSDPPFRFVCKQNGADLMYTEFISSEGLIRDAAKSIKKLDIFEYERPIGIQIFGGDIEHMREASEIASQAGPDLVDINYGCPVKNVVCKGAGSSLLRDIDKMVKMTEAVVKATHLPVTVKTRLGWDDDSKNVYEVAERLQDVGIQALTIHGRTRAQLYKGSADWSLIREIKRNPRIKIPIFGNGDIDSPEKAANWRMEYEVDGIMIGRAAIGYPWIFREIKHFFKTGEHLAGPTIEERINVCKTHLDKSLEWKGPKTGIFEMRRHYANYFKGLPDFKPYRMRLVSESDINNIYSILEEVAEKFSSYDPANVLA; this is translated from the coding sequence ATGTCTGTTAAGATAGGAAATATAGATTTAGGAGCGTTCCCATTATTGCTTGCTCCTATGGAGGATGTGAGTGATCCACCGTTCCGTTTTGTATGTAAACAAAATGGCGCTGATTTAATGTATACCGAATTTATTTCTTCTGAGGGTTTGATCCGCGATGCGGCAAAAAGCATTAAAAAACTTGATATTTTTGAATATGAACGTCCTATCGGGATTCAGATTTTTGGCGGCGATATTGAGCACATGCGTGAAGCTTCAGAAATTGCTTCTCAGGCCGGACCAGATTTAGTAGACATAAATTATGGTTGTCCGGTAAAAAATGTGGTTTGCAAAGGTGCAGGCTCTAGTTTGCTTCGCGATATCGATAAAATGGTAAAGATGACGGAAGCCGTTGTAAAAGCCACACACCTTCCAGTTACTGTGAAAACCCGTTTAGGATGGGATGATGACAGTAAAAATGTTTATGAAGTTGCCGAACGCCTTCAAGATGTTGGAATCCAAGCGTTAACGATACATGGAAGAACAAGAGCGCAACTTTATAAAGGCAGCGCAGATTGGTCACTAATTCGTGAAATTAAACGCAATCCACGGATTAAAATTCCAATTTTTGGCAACGGAGATATTGATAGTCCGGAAAAAGCGGCCAACTGGCGTATGGAATATGAGGTTGATGGCATTATGATTGGCCGAGCTGCAATTGGTTATCCATGGATTTTCCGCGAAATAAAACATTTTTTTAAAACGGGCGAACATTTGGCCGGACCAACCATTGAAGAAAGAATAAACGTTTGCAAAACACATTTAGATAAATCGCTTGAGTGGAAAGGTCCGAAAACAGGAATTTTCGAAATGCGTCGTCACTATGCAAATTATTTTAAAGGTTTGCCTGATTTTAAACCTTACCGAATGCGTTTAGTGTCAGAATCTGATATTAATAACATTTACAGCATTCTGGAAGAAGTGGCAGAAAAATTCTCTAGCTACGATCCTGCTAATGTACTGGCTTGA
- a CDS encoding CPBP family intramembrane glutamic endopeptidase, with translation MNFVTPNKEEINPFLQILLLFCYALVGATVFLILGVGIVFAMYGPGLMSNIDLLLAGDIKYIAGFKVIQILSSIGTFILPAIFLAVTERKKVTQFYGFAKPKIFLLAIVVAIMITSMPFMEWSAVWNQKMILPNFLKGLERWMKEKEDAAMQMTIALITVRNHWDFVVNLIMIAVLPAIGEELFFRAGLQGSLKKMFGNPHLAIWIAAIIFSAIHMQFYGFLPRMLLGAGFGYLYYYSGSIWYAMLAHFINNAYAVCAALYMQVHHMPLDNADEPIGFPWYGYLISAIITITLFKYFKDQAERGRKLD, from the coding sequence ATGAATTTTGTTACACCTAACAAGGAAGAAATCAATCCTTTCTTACAAATACTTTTACTTTTTTGTTACGCTCTGGTAGGCGCTACTGTATTTTTAATTTTGGGCGTAGGGATAGTTTTTGCCATGTACGGCCCGGGTTTAATGAGTAATATTGACTTGCTTTTAGCAGGTGATATAAAATATATTGCTGGCTTTAAAGTAATTCAAATCCTAAGTTCTATCGGAACATTTATTCTTCCTGCAATATTTTTAGCCGTTACCGAAAGGAAAAAAGTAACGCAATTTTATGGATTTGCAAAACCTAAAATATTTTTATTAGCTATCGTAGTTGCCATTATGATTACAAGCATGCCATTTATGGAATGGTCTGCGGTTTGGAATCAAAAAATGATCTTGCCTAATTTCTTAAAAGGTTTAGAACGTTGGATGAAAGAAAAAGAAGATGCTGCTATGCAAATGACGATTGCTTTAATTACCGTTCGTAACCATTGGGATTTTGTTGTCAATCTAATCATGATTGCCGTTTTACCAGCCATTGGCGAAGAGTTATTTTTTAGGGCTGGGCTGCAAGGATCTTTAAAAAAGATGTTTGGTAATCCACATTTAGCCATTTGGATCGCGGCAATAATTTTTAGCGCCATACATATGCAGTTTTATGGGTTTTTACCGAGAATGTTGCTGGGTGCTGGTTTTGGCTATTTATACTATTACAGTGGAAGCATTTGGTATGCCATGCTCGCTCATTTTATTAATAACGCTTATGCTGTATGTGCTGCACTTTATATGCAGGTTCATCACATGCCGTTAGATAATGCGGATGAACCAATTGGCTTTCCTTGGTATGGCTATTTAATTAGTGCAATAATTACCATAACTTTGTTTAAATATTTTAAAGATCAGGCAGAACGTGGAAGAAAATTGGATTAA
- a CDS encoding putative signal transducing protein, whose product MEENWIKVYTTGDAFAAEVLKQGLTEVGIPAVTINKQLAAYNFGEINVLVNKVDFDKAIEYIVQNEIE is encoded by the coding sequence GTGGAAGAAAATTGGATTAAAGTTTATACAACAGGTGATGCATTCGCCGCAGAAGTACTAAAACAAGGACTAACAGAAGTAGGAATTCCTGCTGTTACCATAAATAAACAACTTGCGGCTTATAACTTTGGAGAAATTAATGTGCTGGTAAATAAAGTGGATTTTGATAAAGCGATTGAATATATCGTTCAAAATGAAATTGAATAA
- a CDS encoding phosphatidate cytidylyltransferase: MKTRAITAFFFTIVMLGSIFLGSYVFSAFYLLLSVLALFEFYKLIKNSGIRPHRNIGIAAGSLIFLMAAGLHYLQYDVKYLLLCIPLIFSVFIAELYKKNKIPFANISYTFVGFVYVTIPFCFFHALAFLKDWHNYNFHFPLAFLLMLWANDTGAYLFGVKYGKRKLFERHSPKKSWEGFFGGMFTSALVAYGLSFLFKENTPIVWIGMAILIASFGTLGDLVESMLKRSLDTKDSGGLLPGHGGLLDRFDGLLLAAPVVYAYLYLILY; this comes from the coding sequence ATGAAAACCAGAGCAATAACAGCTTTCTTTTTTACCATCGTAATGCTTGGGTCTATCTTTTTAGGAAGCTATGTATTCTCTGCATTCTACCTGCTATTAAGTGTTTTAGCGCTCTTTGAATTTTATAAACTGATTAAAAATTCTGGTATTCGCCCACATCGAAATATTGGAATAGCCGCTGGTTCACTAATCTTTTTGATGGCCGCTGGATTACATTATCTACAATATGATGTTAAATATCTTTTGCTTTGCATCCCATTAATTTTCTCCGTATTTATTGCAGAATTATATAAGAAAAACAAAATCCCCTTCGCCAATATATCATATACTTTCGTTGGCTTTGTATATGTAACTATTCCATTTTGCTTTTTTCATGCACTTGCCTTTTTAAAAGATTGGCACAATTATAACTTTCACTTTCCTTTAGCCTTTTTATTGATGCTTTGGGCAAACGACACTGGTGCTTATCTTTTTGGGGTAAAATATGGAAAGCGAAAACTTTTCGAACGCCACTCGCCAAAAAAAAGTTGGGAAGGTTTTTTTGGTGGAATGTTCACTAGCGCTCTCGTAGCTTATGGTTTATCATTCTTATTCAAAGAAAATACCCCAATTGTATGGATTGGAATGGCCATTTTAATCGCTAGTTTCGGAACACTTGGCGATCTTGTAGAATCTATGTTGAAACGCAGTTTAGATACAAAAGATAGTGGCGGATTATTACCAGGACATGGCGGTCTGCTCGACCGATTTGATGGTTTACTTCTTGCAGCTCCGGTAGTTTATGCTTATCTCTATTTGATTCTATACTAA
- the pfkA gene encoding 6-phosphofructokinase: protein MNKIKNIGVLTSGGDSPGMNAAIRAVVRASIYYDIEVTGFIRGYEGLINNDFIPMDRKSVANIIQRGGTILKTARSEAFRTVEGRKTAYQNLKNGGIDALVVIGGDGTFTGANVFAKEHDFPIIGLPGTIDNDLAGTDFTIGYDSAINTVIDAVDKIRDTAESHDRLFIVEVMGRDSGLIALRSGIGVGAEAILIPEANMSVEDILHKLEHSRKDKSSKIIIVAEGDDAGGAFAVGEILQEKYPQYDTKISVLGHIQRGGKPTCMDRVLASRLGVSAVEGLLNGENGKMVGQINREIVFTPFDHAIKHIDAEKVSSTWLKLIDILSF from the coding sequence ATGAATAAGATAAAAAACATTGGCGTTTTAACCTCTGGTGGCGATTCGCCGGGGATGAATGCTGCAATTAGGGCCGTTGTTAGGGCTTCTATTTACTATGATATTGAGGTTACTGGATTTATTCGTGGTTATGAGGGTTTAATTAACAATGATTTTATTCCGATGGATCGTAAATCTGTTGCAAATATAATTCAACGTGGTGGCACGATATTAAAAACTGCTCGCAGTGAAGCTTTTAGAACGGTTGAAGGAAGAAAAACGGCTTATCAAAATTTAAAAAACGGCGGTATTGATGCGTTAGTTGTTATCGGTGGTGATGGAACTTTTACCGGTGCAAATGTTTTTGCGAAAGAGCATGATTTTCCTATAATTGGTTTACCCGGCACAATTGATAATGACCTTGCGGGAACAGATTTTACCATTGGTTACGACTCTGCAATTAACACCGTTATTGATGCGGTAGATAAGATTAGAGATACTGCAGAATCTCATGATAGGCTTTTTATTGTTGAAGTTATGGGTCGAGATTCTGGCCTTATCGCCCTGCGAAGTGGAATTGGAGTTGGTGCTGAAGCGATTTTAATCCCAGAAGCCAACATGAGCGTAGAAGATATTTTGCATAAATTAGAACATAGCCGCAAGGACAAATCATCTAAAATTATAATTGTTGCCGAAGGTGATGATGCAGGTGGTGCTTTCGCAGTAGGAGAAATTTTACAAGAGAAATATCCACAGTACGACACTAAAATTTCTGTTTTAGGCCATATTCAAAGAGGAGGAAAACCAACTTGTATGGATCGGGTGTTAGCAAGCAGACTTGGTGTTTCGGCGGTTGAAGGATTATTAAATGGCGAAAACGGAAAGATGGTTGGACAAATTAATCGTGAAATTGTATTTACCCCATTCGATCATGCCATTAAACATATCGATGCAGAGAAAGTAAGTTCAACCTGGTTAAAATTAATTGACATACTTTCGTTTTAG
- a CDS encoding protein-disulfide reductase DsbD family protein, protein MKKILILVLIAAMFIAFPAVKSYASLVQDTTLSAPPDDIQFTEVGSAKDSAANKIIKDSVVKDTLTKTKVDSAKPASGASQTLFSIFVAGFIAGLIAFLLPCIFPMVPLTVSYFTKRAETKGKGIQGAVIYGVSIIVIYVVLGLLITLIFGASALNELATDGFFNVFIFLILLIFGISFLGAFEITLPSSFVNKMDSKSDSKGLTGIFFMAATLAVVSFSCTGPLIGTLLVTVGQSGGFLAPIMGMFGFSLALALIFVTFAIFPNWLTSLPKSGGWLNSVKVVLGLIEIALALKFLSTADLAYHWGILDREVFISIWIVIAFILGFYIIGKIKFSHDSDVPYVSTPRLFLAGVAFTFAFYLIPGLWGAPLKAVSALVPPLSTQDFVIGQADVSQTSSPTHAKRKYSDFLHIPHNIDGFFDYQEALAYAREVKKPLFLDFTGHGCVNCREMEARVWSDSRVLKKLKEDYIVVSLYTDDKTALPESEQFDSKVLETRVNSIGKKFKHLQAERFNTISQPYYVLLGTDEKELVSPPIGVEFSIDKYLEYLDKGLSEFAKKKSNE, encoded by the coding sequence ATGAAAAAGATTTTAATACTTGTATTAATCGCAGCAATGTTTATCGCGTTTCCAGCGGTTAAAAGCTACGCAAGTTTGGTACAAGATACCACGCTTTCTGCCCCACCAGATGATATTCAATTTACAGAAGTGGGCTCTGCAAAAGATAGTGCAGCAAACAAAATCATTAAGGATTCTGTGGTTAAAGATACGCTCACTAAAACAAAAGTAGATAGCGCTAAACCAGCAAGCGGCGCTTCGCAAACACTTTTTTCAATATTTGTTGCTGGATTTATTGCTGGTTTAATTGCTTTTTTATTGCCATGTATTTTTCCGATGGTACCTTTAACTGTGAGCTATTTTACCAAAAGAGCAGAAACTAAAGGTAAAGGCATACAGGGTGCGGTAATTTATGGTGTTTCGATAATTGTAATTTATGTAGTGCTGGGTTTGCTAATAACCTTAATTTTTGGTGCTAGTGCATTAAATGAGCTAGCAACTGATGGATTTTTTAATGTGTTCATCTTTTTAATATTGTTAATATTCGGTATATCTTTTTTGGGCGCATTTGAAATTACTTTACCAAGTTCATTTGTAAATAAAATGGATTCAAAATCTGATTCAAAAGGTTTAACAGGTATATTTTTTATGGCTGCAACATTAGCCGTAGTTTCCTTCTCCTGTACTGGGCCATTAATTGGTACGCTATTGGTTACCGTTGGACAAAGTGGCGGCTTTTTAGCTCCAATTATGGGAATGTTTGGCTTCTCATTAGCGTTGGCATTGATTTTTGTAACCTTTGCTATTTTTCCAAATTGGTTAACCTCGCTTCCTAAAAGTGGCGGCTGGCTTAATTCTGTTAAAGTTGTATTGGGTTTAATTGAAATTGCGCTTGCCTTAAAGTTTTTATCAACAGCTGATTTAGCCTATCACTGGGGGATTTTAGATCGGGAAGTATTTATATCCATTTGGATTGTAATCGCTTTTATATTGGGATTTTATATTATTGGAAAGATAAAATTTTCTCACGACAGCGATGTTCCATATGTTTCAACACCAAGATTATTTTTAGCTGGTGTGGCATTTACATTTGCATTTTATCTAATTCCAGGCTTATGGGGAGCACCATTAAAAGCTGTAAGCGCTTTGGTTCCGCCTTTATCTACGCAAGATTTTGTTATCGGTCAGGCTGATGTTTCTCAAACCTCTTCGCCAACTCATGCCAAAAGGAAATATTCAGATTTTCTGCACATTCCACATAACATCGATGGTTTTTTTGATTACCAGGAAGCCTTGGCTTATGCTCGTGAAGTAAAAAAACCATTGTTTTTGGATTTTACCGGACATGGTTGCGTTAATTGTAGAGAAATGGAAGCTAGAGTTTGGTCAGATTCTCGTGTACTCAAAAAATTAAAGGAAGATTATATCGTAGTTTCGCTTTATACTGATGATAAAACGGCTTTACCAGAAAGTGAGCAGTTTGATTCAAAAGTTTTAGAAACTAGGGTTAATTCTATCGGAAAAAAATTTAAGCATCTTCAAGCGGAAAGATTCAATACCATTTCGCAACCATATTATGTACTTTTGGGTACTGATGAAAAAGAATTAGTTTCTCCACCTATTGGTGTAGAATTTAGCATAGACAAGTATTTGGAATATCTGGATAAGGGACTTTCGGAATTTGCCAAGAAAAAATCAAATGAATAA
- a CDS encoding protein-disulfide reductase DsbD domain-containing protein, translated as MKTITLLFAMVFFSIAGAFAQIEKPVTWSYAAKKVSKTEAILYLKATIDSKWHIYSQNIKDGGPVKTTFNFSPSKDFSVVGKTIEPKAITKYESTFKMNVSYFENAVVFQQKIKLNKASTAVKGKVEFMVCNDRQCLPPEEVEFSIPVK; from the coding sequence ACACTATTATTTGCAATGGTATTTTTTTCCATTGCTGGAGCTTTTGCTCAAATTGAGAAACCAGTTACTTGGTCATACGCAGCAAAAAAGGTTAGTAAAACTGAAGCCATTTTATATTTAAAGGCCACAATAGATAGTAAATGGCATATTTATTCTCAAAATATTAAAGATGGCGGTCCGGTTAAAACGACTTTTAATTTTTCTCCATCAAAGGATTTTAGTGTTGTTGGCAAAACGATAGAACCAAAAGCGATCACTAAATACGAAAGTACATTTAAAATGAATGTAAGCTATTTTGAAAACGCTGTAGTTTTTCAACAAAAAATAAAGTTAAATAAAGCATCAACCGCTGTTAAAGGTAAAGTAGAATTTATGGTTTGCAATGATAGGCAATGCCTTCCTCCTGAAGAAGTCGAATTTAGTATCCCTGTTAAATAA